The Maniola jurtina chromosome 1, ilManJurt1.1, whole genome shotgun sequence genome has a window encoding:
- the LOC123866147 gene encoding uncharacterized protein LOC123866147 isoform X5, with protein MLKVYKSNCFPSNQNQFFNTVFGGRKQVGKTIHVTPVVKYPQVAALKLPTNVVNINEAEMGRFSPLRARDISGPVINVYNIKHTAPQIDITLQYDPHVNKYDCQGAVSLSSSMQSNVPSPFTGNKTHLNMPGSQWGQGHKYLSDHLHSAHYLTLRNEYRGKLYKA; from the exons atgttgaAAGTATACAAATCGAATTGTTTTCCTTCCAATCAAAACCAGTTCTTCAATACAGTCTtcg GTGGTAGAAAACAAGTTGGCAAAACTATTCACGTCACTCCAGTAGTAAAATATCCACAAGTTGCAGCACTTAAGCTCCCTACCAACGTGGTCAACATAAATGAAGCTGAAATGGGCAGATTTTCTCCACTCAGAGCAAGAGATATATCTGGACCTGTGataaatgtttacaatatcaaACATACAGCACCACAAATTGATATTACATTGCAATATGACCCCCATGTTAATAAATATGATTGCCAAGGAGCAGTAAGTCTGTCTTCATCAATGCAGAGTAATGTGCCAAGCCCATTTACTGGTAACAAGACTCATCTCAACATGCCAGGGTCTCAGTGGGGTCAAGGGCATAAATATTTGTCTGATCACCTGCACAGTGCTCATTACTTAACTCTGAGAAATGAATACAGAGGAAAGTTGTATAAAG CATAG
- the LOC123866147 gene encoding uncharacterized protein LOC123866147 isoform X4 produces the protein MLKVYKSNCFPSNQNQFFNTVFGGRKQVGKTIHVTPVVKYPQVAALKLPTNVVNINEAEMGRFSPLRARDISGPVINVYNIKHTAPQIDITLQYDPHVNKYDCQGAVSLSSSMQSNVPSPFTGNKTHLNMPGSQWGQGHKYLSDHLHSAHYLTLRNEYRGKLYKAE, from the exons atgttgaAAGTATACAAATCGAATTGTTTTCCTTCCAATCAAAACCAGTTCTTCAATACAGTCTtcg GTGGTAGAAAACAAGTTGGCAAAACTATTCACGTCACTCCAGTAGTAAAATATCCACAAGTTGCAGCACTTAAGCTCCCTACCAACGTGGTCAACATAAATGAAGCTGAAATGGGCAGATTTTCTCCACTCAGAGCAAGAGATATATCTGGACCTGTGataaatgtttacaatatcaaACATACAGCACCACAAATTGATATTACATTGCAATATGACCCCCATGTTAATAAATATGATTGCCAAGGAGCAGTAAGTCTGTCTTCATCAATGCAGAGTAATGTGCCAAGCCCATTTACTGGTAACAAGACTCATCTCAACATGCCAGGGTCTCAGTGGGGTCAAGGGCATAAATATTTGTCTGATCACCTGCACAGTGCTCATTACTTAACTCTGAGAAATGAATACAGAGGAAAGTTGTATAAAG CGGAGTAG
- the LOC123866147 gene encoding uncharacterized protein LOC123866147 isoform X1 — MLKVYKSNCFPSNQNQFFNTVFGGRKQVGKTIHVTPVVKYPQVAALKLPTNVVNINEAEMGRFSPLRARDISGPVINVYNIKHTAPQIDITLQYDPHVNKYDCQGAVSLSSSMQSNVPSPFTGNKTHLNMPGSQWGQGHKYLSDHLHSAHYLTLRNEYRGKLYKAITIGARKMSTTPDPPLSAKEKLKKAIKDYGATVIVFHVTISLLSLGGCYVLVSSGVDVLAVLKYFNIGEGTLANAVTSNAGTFVIAYGVHKIFAPARIAITLTATPFIVRYLRNIGILKRSIASGGGK; from the exons atgttgaAAGTATACAAATCGAATTGTTTTCCTTCCAATCAAAACCAGTTCTTCAATACAGTCTtcg GTGGTAGAAAACAAGTTGGCAAAACTATTCACGTCACTCCAGTAGTAAAATATCCACAAGTTGCAGCACTTAAGCTCCCTACCAACGTGGTCAACATAAATGAAGCTGAAATGGGCAGATTTTCTCCACTCAGAGCAAGAGATATATCTGGACCTGTGataaatgtttacaatatcaaACATACAGCACCACAAATTGATATTACATTGCAATATGACCCCCATGTTAATAAATATGATTGCCAAGGAGCAGTAAGTCTGTCTTCATCAATGCAGAGTAATGTGCCAAGCCCATTTACTGGTAACAAGACTCATCTCAACATGCCAGGGTCTCAGTGGGGTCAAGGGCATAAATATTTGTCTGATCACCTGCACAGTGCTCATTACTTAACTCTGAGAAATGAATACAGAGGAAAGTTGTATAAAG CTATAACCATTGGGGCAAGGAAGATGAGTACAACACCAGATCCTCCGCTAAGTGCtaaagaaaaactaaaaaaagcaATAAAAGATTATGGCGCAACTGTTATAGTATTCCATGTTACTATATCTTTACTATCTTTGGGGGGTTGTTACGTCCTTGTATCTAG CGGAGTAGATGTGCTGGCAGTTCTGaagtattttaatattggtGAGGGGACACTCGCGAACGCAGTGACATCGAATGCTGGCACTTTTGTGATTGCCTATGGAGTGCACAAGATTTTTGCACCGGCAAGGATAGCCATTACACTTACAGCGACGCCATTTATTGTACGATATCTCAGAAATATAGGAATTTTGAAGCGCAGTATTGCTTCAGGTGGTGGGAAATAA